The Vespula vulgaris chromosome 4, iyVesVulg1.1, whole genome shotgun sequence genome has a segment encoding these proteins:
- the LOC127062912 gene encoding DNA replication licensing factor Mcm3, with translation MTAIDTDQRLEELQREYVDFLDDMEDQGIYANLVKNMIEENKYRLYVNINDLRRKNSPRAISLLNNSFEEQLAFQNALKQFVANVDTDYAKGNVDFFIAFEGSFGNKHVTPRTLTSRFLGNLVCIEGIVTKCSLVKPKVVRSVHYCSTTKTVIERAYTDLTSIEAFPQSAVYPTTDEDGNPLETEFGLSTYKDHQTLTIQEMPEKAPAGQLPRSVDVICDNDLVDLCKPGDRVQVVGNYRCLPGKQGGYTSGTFRTVVIANNIMQLSKEASLSISHDDVAMCKKLAKSNPCKNIFELLSKSLAPSIHGNEYIKKAILCLLLGGVEKILPNGTRLRGDINVLLIGDPSVAKSQLLRYVLCTAPRAIATTGRGSSGVGLTAAVTVDQETGERRLEAGAMVLADRGVICIDEFDKMSDLDRTAIHEVMEQGKVTIAKAGIHASLNARCSVLAAANPVYGRYDQYKTPMENIGLQDSLLSRFDLLFVMLDIVDSEQDNVISDHVVRMHRYRNPIEQDGEALPLSSKLDMLTTKTQDEELSEEIEKQVYQKYDPMLHGQSCAKSDQILSITFMRKYIHIARCMKPKLTEEASEVIADEYSKLRSEEMLEFDVARTQPVTARTLETMIRLSTAHAKARLSKNVTAEDAQAAIELIQFAYFKRVLEREKRKRRRRDSEVSINSNEEEEGRGTKRSRKHQNAVGESSDPYEYKSDTDESIDEFTKRTTRSRSQKTAATSSTTISQSSEEVVASTEESPATITEDRLKIFRSLLHKLFQEQRVQALPLSKVRDYLDAQHTPNFTPSEITAAINKMTDDNQIMSADDNIFLI, from the exons atgaCTGCAATCGATACAGATCAAAGACTTGAAGAATTACAACGAGAATATGTTGATTTTTTGGACGACatg gAAGATCAGGGTATATATGCCAATCtggttaaaaatatgattgaagaaaataaatatagattatatgtaaatattaatgatttaagaagaaaaaattctccACGAGCTATTAG TTTATTAAACAATTCTTTTGAGGAGCAATTAGCATTTCAAAATGCATTAAAACAATTTGTTGCTAATGTAGATACAGATTATGCTAAAGGAAACGTAGATTTTTTTATAGCATTTGAAGGAAGTTTTGGAAACAAGCACGTCACACCAAGAACATTAACTTCACGTTTTTTGGGTAATTTAGTATGTATCGAAGGTATTGTGAcaaaat gtTCCCTTGTGAAACCTAAAGTTGTACGTAGTGTTCATTATTGTAGTACAACAAAAACAGTAATTGAAAGGGCTTATACAGATTTAACTTCAATAGAGGCATTTCCACAATCTGCTGTATATCCTACCACG gATGAAGATGGAAATCCACTTGAAACAGAATTTGGTCTATCTACGTATAAAGATCATCAAACTCTTACGATTCAAGAAATGCCTGAAAAGGCACCAGCTGGACAATTGCCACGTAGTGTTGATGTCATATGTGATAATGACTTAGTAGATTTATGTAAACCAGGAGATCGAGTTCAAGTTGTAGGAAATTATAGGTGTCTTCCAGGGAAACAAGGAGGCTATACAAGTGGCACATTTAg GACAGTTGTAATTGCCAACAATATTATGCAATTAAGCAAAGAAGCTAGTCTTTCAATTTCTCATGATGATGTAGCAATGTGTAAAAAACTAGCTAAAAGTAATCCatgcaaaaatatttttgaacttTTAAGTAAATCTTTAGCACCTTCCATACATGGCAATGAGTACATAAAAAAGGCTATTCTTTGTCTTTTGCTTGGTGgtgtagaaaaaattttacctAATGGTACAAGACTCCGAGG AGATATTAATGTTCTACTCATAGGAGATCCATCTGTCGCGAAATCTCAACTTTTACGATACGTTTTGTGTACTGCCCCACGTGCAATAGCAACTACCGGCAGAGGTTCATCTGGTGTAGGTTTAACAGCTGCAGTTACAGTAGATCAAGAAACTGGAGAACGTAGACTGGAAGCAGGTGCTATGGTTTTGGCTGATCGTGGTGTTATTTGTATTGatgaatttgataaaatgtcAGATCTTGACAGGACTGCAATTCATGAAGTGATGGAACAAGGAAAAGTTACTATTGCTAAAGCTGGTATTCATGCTAGTCTAAATGCACGTTGTTCAGTTTTAGCTGCTGCAAATCCTGTTTATGGaaga taTGACCAATACAAAACACCAATGGAAAATATAGGACTGCAAGATTCTCTGCTTTCACGTTTTGATTTGCTATTTGTAATGTTAGATATAGTAGATTCAGAGCAGGATAATGTAATCAGTGATCATGTTGTGAGAATGCATAGATACAGAAATCCAATAGAGCAAGATGGAGAAGCATTACCATTGAGTAGTAAATTAGATATGTTAACAACTAAAACTCAGGATGAAGAACTTTctgaagaaatagaaaaacaagtCTATCAGAAATATGATCCTATGTTACATGGACAGTCATGTGCAAAAAG TGATCAAATTCTGAGCATAACTTTTATGAGAAAGTATATTCATATAGCACGTTGTATGAAACCAAAACTAACAGAAGAAGCCAGTGAAGTTATAGCCGATGAGTATTCAAAACTTCGATCAGAAGAAATGCTTGAGTTTGATGTAGCAAGg acTCAACCTGTAACAGCTCGTACTTTAGAAACAATGATTAGATTATCGACCGCACATGCAAAAGCACGTTTATCAAAAAATGTTACTGCTGAGGATGCTCAGGCAGCCATTGAATTAATACAGTTTGCCTATTTCAAAAGagtgttagaaagagaaaaaaggaaacgcaGAAGACGCGATAGTGAAGTTAGCATAAATAGtaatgaagaggaagaaggtaGAGGGACAAAGCGCTCAAGAAAACATCAAAATGCAGTGGGAGAATCTAGCGATCCTTATGAATATAAGAGCGATACTGATGAATCTATTGATGAATTTACAAAAAGGACTACTAGATCTCGATCTCAAAAAACAGCTGCTACTTCTTCGACTACAATCTCTCAAAGTAGTGAAGAAGTTGTAGCTTCTACAGAGGAATCACCTGCAACAATTACAGAAGACAG attgaaaatttttcgatcCCTGCTTCATAAATTATTCCAAGAACAAAGAGTTCAAGCTCTACCTCTCTCCAAAGTTCGGGATTATTTGGATGCACAACACACTCCAAATTTTACACCTTCCGAAATTACTGCTGCAATTAACAAAATGACAGATGATAATCAAATTATGTCTGCAgatgataatattttcctgatataa